A portion of the Pseudoalteromonas luteoviolacea genome contains these proteins:
- a CDS encoding type I restriction endonuclease subunit R: MANFKEEFSSKIPAMTLLAKLGYEFVSPSECEQLRGNKVASEGKTTSQVMLIPVMREFLSTQIYMYAGKPQKLSEAAIDKIIHQLSPAMNEGLKSANEKLYEAMLYGVGVTEFVDGKKTSPTIQLIDWQNLERNYFHFTEEMTVQNAEGTGNRRPDIVCFVNGLPLVIIEAKRPDSKHEGKSTCSEAISQHIRNQGQQEVPHLYAYSQLLLSINGHEGLYGTCGTIDKFWAKWKEEEIIEAEFVRLKNNELEKGKIDKLFAHRNLAEKDEYLTLLASGELAVTDQDRLVISLLRPDRLLEMVRLFTLFDKKAGKIVARYQQVFGIKALIERISNYDDTGAREGGVIWHTTGSGKSFTMVFLSKALIWLQDLAKCRVIIVTDRVDLEDQLSRTFASGGALTDRDQKDAMATSGKRLAQQIGKGNERVIFSIINKFGSAIKHKDCYNDSPNIIVLVDEGHRSQNGENNVRMRQALPKAALVAFTGTPLLKDDKTENKFGKIIHSYTMQQAVEDKTVTPLLYEERIPELNINDKAIDAWFERMTSALTDKQRTDLKKKFAQKGQIYQTEGRIELIAHDISDHFQNFKQQGLKGQLACDSKASAIRYKKILDDIGKVTSVVAMSPPDTREGHEAVDQESKDVVQNWWKANVGKEDEKSYTKAIIEDYGREDGPDLMIVVDKLLTGFDEPKNTVLYIDKPLKEHNLIQAIARVNRLHSKKQFGYLIDYRGILKELDTTIEKYQDLAERTQAGFDIEDLKGLYNRMDTEYKKLPGLHADLWAIFSEVKNKQDGPALRQALAPKVQDISGELVDTNLKQRDDFYAALTSFSNCMKVALQSASYFDDKSFDSKRDLYKQDLKMFVGLRKQVREDANETIDYDQYAEDIKSLLDKHIAGVEVKEPDGAYLVGNLGKNVKPVDMSDDEARNQTDKITGRITKMIEQDLADDPYAQEYFSKLLKKAIEDAKAMFDAPVKQYILFADFEQEVKERKVADTPSVFHDDKGKLNKLAQAYYGLFKFLFEDTYLVEQGLDNEKLVELAFSIDQVVTTAVAEFSINPAEIENAISMKLLPMLFADLGIDKAQQLIEEVLKITRLGLARG; encoded by the coding sequence ATGGCTAATTTCAAAGAAGAGTTCAGCTCAAAAATACCTGCCATGACCTTGCTGGCAAAACTAGGCTACGAGTTTGTCTCACCAAGTGAGTGTGAACAGCTTCGTGGAAATAAGGTTGCATCTGAAGGGAAAACTACATCACAGGTTATGTTAATACCTGTTATGAGGGAGTTTTTATCGACGCAAATATACATGTACGCAGGAAAGCCTCAAAAGCTCTCTGAAGCTGCTATAGATAAAATCATTCACCAGCTTAGCCCCGCAATGAATGAGGGGCTAAAAAGCGCCAATGAGAAGCTTTATGAGGCAATGCTCTATGGTGTTGGCGTGACAGAGTTTGTTGATGGAAAGAAAACCTCGCCCACAATTCAGCTTATTGATTGGCAAAATCTAGAGAGAAACTATTTCCATTTCACTGAAGAAATGACAGTTCAAAATGCGGAAGGTACGGGTAACAGAAGACCTGATATAGTTTGCTTTGTTAACGGCTTACCACTGGTAATTATTGAAGCCAAACGGCCTGATTCAAAACATGAAGGTAAATCTACCTGCTCTGAAGCGATATCTCAGCATATTCGCAATCAAGGTCAACAAGAAGTTCCACACCTTTATGCTTATAGCCAGCTACTTCTCTCTATCAATGGTCATGAAGGTCTTTACGGCACATGTGGAACCATAGATAAGTTCTGGGCTAAATGGAAAGAAGAAGAAATCATTGAAGCTGAGTTTGTACGGCTAAAAAATAACGAGCTTGAAAAAGGCAAGATAGACAAACTATTTGCTCACCGCAACCTTGCTGAGAAAGATGAGTACCTGACACTATTGGCCTCTGGAGAACTAGCCGTTACTGATCAAGATAGGCTTGTCATTAGCTTATTAAGACCTGACAGGCTTTTAGAAATGGTTCGTCTATTTACTTTATTCGATAAGAAAGCGGGAAAAATTGTCGCTCGTTATCAACAAGTATTCGGAATTAAAGCCCTGATAGAAAGGATCAGTAATTATGACGATACTGGTGCACGTGAAGGTGGTGTAATTTGGCATACCACAGGCAGTGGTAAGTCATTCACTATGGTGTTTTTGTCAAAAGCCCTAATTTGGTTACAGGATTTAGCCAAATGCCGAGTAATTATTGTTACTGACCGTGTTGATCTAGAAGATCAGTTAAGTCGAACTTTTGCTTCTGGAGGAGCACTTACGGATCGAGATCAAAAAGACGCAATGGCAACGTCAGGCAAACGGTTGGCGCAGCAGATAGGTAAAGGAAACGAGCGCGTTATTTTCTCAATCATCAACAAGTTTGGCTCAGCCATTAAGCATAAAGACTGCTATAACGACAGTCCCAACATTATCGTTCTAGTTGATGAAGGACACCGCAGTCAAAACGGTGAAAACAATGTACGTATGCGACAAGCGCTACCAAAGGCTGCATTGGTCGCTTTTACTGGCACACCGTTATTAAAAGACGACAAGACAGAGAATAAGTTTGGCAAGATTATTCACTCTTACACTATGCAGCAGGCAGTTGAAGACAAAACAGTCACACCGTTGTTGTACGAAGAAAGAATTCCAGAATTGAACATTAATGACAAAGCTATTGATGCTTGGTTCGAGCGCATGACTAGTGCCCTTACAGATAAACAACGAACAGATCTTAAAAAGAAATTCGCTCAAAAGGGACAGATTTATCAAACCGAAGGTCGTATTGAATTGATCGCCCATGATATATCAGACCATTTTCAGAACTTTAAGCAACAAGGATTGAAGGGGCAGTTGGCTTGTGACTCTAAAGCCTCCGCGATTCGATATAAGAAGATTTTGGATGATATTGGTAAAGTAACTTCGGTTGTTGCAATGTCGCCGCCTGATACACGTGAAGGCCATGAGGCAGTCGATCAAGAAAGCAAAGATGTTGTTCAGAATTGGTGGAAAGCTAATGTTGGTAAAGAGGATGAAAAATCTTATACCAAAGCCATTATTGAAGATTACGGTAGAGAAGATGGCCCTGACTTAATGATAGTAGTTGATAAGCTCCTTACAGGCTTCGATGAACCTAAAAATACCGTGTTATACATAGATAAACCGCTTAAAGAGCATAACTTGATTCAAGCGATTGCTCGTGTAAACCGCTTGCATAGTAAAAAGCAGTTTGGCTACTTAATTGATTATCGCGGTATTTTAAAAGAGCTAGATACGACGATAGAGAAGTATCAAGATTTAGCTGAAAGAACCCAAGCAGGTTTTGATATTGAAGACCTCAAAGGCTTATATAATCGCATGGACACCGAGTACAAGAAGTTACCAGGTCTACATGCTGATTTATGGGCAATATTTTCAGAAGTAAAAAACAAGCAAGATGGCCCAGCATTAAGACAAGCATTAGCACCTAAAGTACAAGATATTAGTGGCGAATTAGTTGATACCAATTTGAAACAACGTGATGACTTCTACGCTGCACTGACTTCATTCTCAAACTGTATGAAGGTAGCGTTGCAGTCGGCAAGTTACTTTGATGATAAATCATTTGATAGCAAACGCGATCTGTATAAACAAGATCTAAAAATGTTTGTAGGCTTGCGAAAACAAGTACGTGAAGATGCTAATGAAACAATCGATTATGACCAGTACGCTGAAGATATAAAAAGCCTGCTAGATAAGCATATTGCGGGTGTTGAAGTAAAAGAACCCGATGGTGCTTACCTTGTTGGCAACCTTGGCAAAAATGTTAAACCTGTGGATATGTCAGATGACGAGGCCAGAAACCAAACGGATAAGATCACTGGTCGAATAACAAAGATGATCGAGCAAGATCTCGCTGACGATCCATACGCGCAAGAATACTTTTCTAAACTTCTTAAAAAAGCTATTGAAGATGCCAAGGCTATGTTCGATGCGCCAGTTAAACAGTACATTTTGTTTGCTGATTTTGAGCAAGAAGTCAAAGAGCGCAAAGTAGCGGATACCCCATCTGTATTTCATGATGACAAAGGTAAGCTTAATAAACTTGCACAAGCATACTATGGCTTGTTTAAATTTTTATTCGAAGATACATATCTTGTGGAGCAAGGCTTGGATAATGAGAAGCTTGTTGAGCTGGCATTCAGTATTGATCAAGTTGTTACAACGGCTGTTGCTGAATTTTCCATTAACCCTGCTGAAATTGAAAACGCAATCAGTATGAAATTACTGCCAATGCTATTTGCTGACTTAGGTATTGATAAAGCGCAGCAGCTTATCGAGGAGGTGTTGAAAATTACACGCCTCGGTTTGGCAAGAGGTTAG
- a CDS encoding M48 family metallopeptidase: protein MISQSIAAEIQKTTAERGCFSYGAETIHYDIIRKAENAKSQHGRTHARKVVIKVHPDQRVVATVPFDASDESIKDAMLKRARWIWESITEFASQNEYVMPRKYISGETQFYLGRRYVLKVVFDVEQVPNVKLHRGKLTVTLKKDCDDRVVKIKALLDRWYARKAEAIFHERLQAMLPKASWVMGLPRFRIMAMTKQWGSCSTKGNLMLNPHLVKAPKECIDYVILHELCHIAEHNHSDKFWRLLTQVMPHWKEVKAKLDDMAELYLNE, encoded by the coding sequence GTGATAAGTCAATCAATCGCTGCGGAAATTCAAAAGACAACAGCAGAAAGAGGCTGCTTCAGCTATGGAGCGGAAACAATCCATTATGACATCATTCGCAAGGCTGAAAATGCTAAATCACAGCATGGTAGAACGCACGCTCGTAAAGTCGTTATAAAAGTTCATCCTGACCAAAGAGTCGTCGCAACTGTTCCGTTTGATGCATCCGATGAGTCCATCAAGGATGCAATGCTTAAACGTGCTAGATGGATCTGGGAAAGCATAACTGAATTTGCTTCCCAGAATGAATATGTGATGCCAAGAAAATACATAAGTGGCGAAACTCAGTTCTATTTGGGCAGGCGTTACGTTTTAAAAGTAGTTTTCGATGTTGAGCAAGTGCCAAATGTTAAGCTTCATCGAGGTAAATTAACCGTTACTCTGAAAAAAGATTGTGATGATCGGGTGGTTAAAATTAAGGCACTTTTAGACCGTTGGTATGCACGAAAAGCTGAAGCTATTTTTCATGAACGACTACAAGCTATGCTGCCTAAAGCATCATGGGTAATGGGCTTACCGCGATTTCGAATAATGGCGATGACTAAACAATGGGGAAGCTGCTCAACTAAGGGTAACTTGATGCTCAACCCTCACTTAGTTAAAGCCCCAAAAGAGTGTATAGATTACGTGATTCTGCACGAGCTTTGTCATATTGCTGAGCACAATCATAGTGACAAATTCTGGCGTTTATTAACGCAAGTAATGCCGCATTGGAAAGAGGTTAAGGCTAAGTTGGATGATATGGCGGAGTTGTATTTGAATGAGTAA
- a CDS encoding tyrosine-type recombinase/integrase, producing the protein MEQNSDYEIKVIKVLAAPKLTSVVNLETGEVELGTKESTAERKKLAIIVQSDGIPLEPHNQYLHTKLKDGAKDTSSEAHALLSFQRFLVSIGESYQSLTDDPEEGVVWKYADYLIDSTKVICPSSGDVLKNPHGYSSSTTINYITVVINFYKWLHSNGLFFITKDKKPFEFKEITKRMSKGVNQHELLGHINSKNRVLHVQTTDVKQRFPKVQSRQQHELLKPMTQEHKDIFLAHIKSMPHTYSNTTQSLMLRLTIETGLRIDELVTFPALGIHHPTSDAESIPFSIGPYNGCNTKFKKVRNIKIPYSLMLELDEYLHSEGRKNMLKKRIVNLQKQHEKEVEAQKVIHIMNGGEEDAFKSIEFDESKHQEVQNLFVSSNGLPFNKNTLQSKFSDIRTSIQESYPDWYYRPHDLRSTFATHWLRDEADRRITVFDILISELADLMGHESTHTTQKYINFMNDLAAKMEYARRKNRATQEAMNKNKING; encoded by the coding sequence ATGGAACAAAATAGTGACTATGAAATAAAAGTAATTAAGGTTCTAGCAGCCCCTAAGTTAACTAGTGTAGTTAATCTTGAAACTGGAGAGGTTGAATTAGGAACTAAAGAAAGCACAGCAGAAAGAAAAAAGTTAGCCATCATTGTTCAATCAGATGGAATACCACTTGAACCACATAACCAATATTTACATACGAAATTGAAAGACGGAGCTAAGGATACGTCTTCCGAGGCACATGCCTTATTGTCATTCCAGCGCTTTCTTGTAAGTATCGGTGAGAGCTATCAATCTTTAACCGACGATCCTGAAGAGGGTGTGGTATGGAAATATGCTGATTACTTAATTGATAGTACAAAGGTTATTTGTCCGTCATCGGGCGATGTATTAAAGAACCCACACGGCTATTCATCATCAACGACTATCAACTACATCACTGTAGTTATTAATTTTTATAAGTGGCTACATAGTAACGGTCTCTTTTTTATTACCAAAGACAAAAAACCGTTTGAGTTTAAAGAGATCACCAAACGTATGTCTAAAGGGGTGAATCAGCATGAGTTACTCGGACACATTAACAGCAAAAATCGAGTCCTTCACGTCCAGACGACGGACGTAAAACAACGATTTCCAAAGGTTCAAAGTCGCCAGCAGCATGAATTATTGAAACCAATGACCCAAGAGCATAAAGATATATTCCTTGCTCACATTAAATCTATGCCGCATACCTATTCTAATACGACTCAAAGTTTAATGTTACGTCTTACCATTGAAACAGGGTTGCGTATAGATGAATTAGTCACCTTTCCAGCACTCGGAATACATCACCCGACAAGTGATGCTGAATCAATTCCATTTAGCATAGGGCCTTACAACGGGTGCAATACTAAATTTAAAAAAGTCCGTAATATAAAAATCCCATATAGCTTGATGCTTGAACTTGACGAATACCTTCATAGTGAAGGTAGGAAAAACATGCTTAAAAAACGGATTGTTAACCTACAAAAACAGCACGAAAAGGAAGTTGAAGCTCAAAAGGTAATACACATCATGAACGGTGGTGAAGAGGATGCTTTTAAAAGCATTGAATTTGATGAAAGTAAACATCAAGAAGTGCAAAACTTGTTCGTCAGTTCAAACGGGCTTCCTTTTAATAAAAACACGTTACAAAGTAAGTTCAGTGATATTCGCACTTCAATACAAGAGAGCTATCCAGATTGGTACTATCGACCACATGACTTACGCTCAACATTTGCTACTCACTGGCTTAGAGATGAGGCTGATCGAAGAATAACTGTATTTGATATTTTAATTAGCGAATTAGCCGATCTGATGGGGCATGAGTCAACGCACACTACACAAAAATACATTAATTTCATGAACGATCTTGCTGCCAAAATGGAGTATGCAAGAAGAAAGAATCGTGCGACCCAAGAAGCAATGAATAAAAACAAAATCAACGGATGA
- a CDS encoding DUF1653 domain-containing protein, with the protein MPEEFKIGIYRHYKGKDYKVICVATHSESQEQLVVYQTLYGDFDHWVRPLSMFTESVQVNGTVVPRFKYIAKE; encoded by the coding sequence ATGCCTGAAGAATTTAAAATAGGTATCTACCGCCACTATAAAGGTAAAGATTATAAAGTAATATGTGTTGCCACTCATAGTGAATCCCAAGAACAGCTTGTGGTTTACCAAACGCTATATGGTGATTTTGACCACTGGGTAAGGCCTCTTAGCATGTTTACTGAAAGTGTACAGGTCAATGGTACCGTGGTGCCTAGGTTTAAATACATTGCTAAAGAATGA
- a CDS encoding DUF2947 domain-containing protein encodes MNYIALGDFKKAWVFRHKDLPIEEADLAQIKPMSAQRAAVLWSTMVSREQDHPDFFTPTDWAGKEDNWEEVVDWEGKWEEGEATLPAEISEYLGWEDNTTVYFCLSRNHVIETQFGVFKRCWQNFMFLVDGSLLLGKKRDGAVQFLESGEAKLGKRPK; translated from the coding sequence ATGAATTATATTGCGCTTGGCGATTTCAAGAAAGCATGGGTGTTTAGACACAAAGATCTTCCTATAGAGGAAGCAGATTTGGCACAAATTAAGCCTATGTCAGCACAGCGTGCTGCAGTACTTTGGAGCACAATGGTGAGCCGAGAGCAAGATCACCCTGACTTCTTTACGCCGACAGACTGGGCCGGTAAGGAGGATAATTGGGAGGAGGTTGTTGACTGGGAAGGAAAATGGGAAGAAGGCGAAGCGACACTTCCAGCTGAGATTTCTGAGTATTTAGGGTGGGAAGACAACACCACTGTTTACTTTTGCTTGTCACGAAACCATGTGATAGAAACTCAGTTTGGCGTGTTTAAACGTTGTTGGCAAAACTTCATGTTTTTAGTCGACGGGAGTCTACTACTCGGTAAGAAACGTGACGGTGCCGTTCAGTTTTTGGAGTCAGGAGAGGCGAAACTCGGTAAGCGCCCTAAATAA
- the ftsB gene encoding cell division protein FtsB: MRLFQLALFCLCAYIQYKLWFGHHGLHDYRRITETVNTHQQMNTELLKRNKLLKADIEDLKLGLEGVEERARHELGMIKPNETFIRVLPKKHYE, from the coding sequence ATGCGTTTATTTCAGTTAGCGTTGTTTTGCCTGTGCGCCTATATACAGTACAAATTGTGGTTTGGTCATCATGGGTTACATGACTATCGCAGGATAACCGAAACTGTAAATACCCACCAACAAATGAACACTGAATTACTTAAAAGAAATAAATTACTTAAGGCGGATATCGAAGATCTGAAATTGGGCTTAGAAGGTGTTGAAGAAAGAGCTAGGCATGAGCTTGGTATGATCAAGCCCAATGAAACTTTTATCCGCGTATTACCAAAGAAACACTATGAATAA
- the ispD gene encoding 2-C-methyl-D-erythritol 4-phosphate cytidylyltransferase, with protein MNKVISLAAIIPAAGVGSRMGLNHPKQYLKIGDQTILEHTLDKLSKVDLIEHIYIAISDDDAYFDDLELPDNRVTRVSGGKERANSVLNALKAMKGSPPEWVLVHDAARPLVCINDIEKLITTCISADEGGILASKVKDTIKKGDIYSQETVPRDQLWQALTPQLFPYTALLNALDSALVDGALITDEASAMERAGQPVRLISGRSDNIKITTPEDHALVCFLMDQQQKSI; from the coding sequence ATGAATAAAGTAATATCATTAGCCGCTATCATTCCGGCAGCAGGTGTTGGCTCTAGAATGGGGTTAAATCACCCGAAGCAATACCTCAAAATAGGTGATCAAACCATTTTAGAGCATACATTAGACAAGTTATCTAAGGTTGACCTCATAGAGCATATTTATATCGCGATTAGCGATGATGACGCTTATTTTGATGATTTAGAGTTACCCGATAATCGTGTGACACGAGTATCTGGTGGAAAAGAAAGAGCCAACTCCGTATTGAACGCATTGAAAGCAATGAAGGGCAGCCCACCTGAGTGGGTACTGGTTCATGATGCTGCAAGGCCACTTGTATGTATTAATGATATAGAAAAATTGATAACGACTTGCATCAGTGCAGATGAAGGTGGAATTCTAGCAAGCAAAGTAAAAGATACGATAAAAAAAGGCGACATATATAGTCAGGAAACCGTTCCAAGAGATCAACTTTGGCAAGCGCTTACACCCCAACTATTTCCTTACACGGCGTTATTAAACGCCCTGGATAGTGCCTTAGTAGATGGTGCGTTGATCACTGATGAAGCCTCTGCAATGGAAAGAGCTGGACAACCAGTTCGACTAATTAGTGGGCGTTCAGACAATATAAAAATTACGACTCCTGAAGATCACGCACTGGTATGTTTCTTAATGGATCAACAACAAAAGAGTATTTAG
- the ispF gene encoding 2-C-methyl-D-erythritol 2,4-cyclodiphosphate synthase — protein MFRIGHGFDVHKFGGQGPLIICGEKIEFEHGFIAHSDGDVAVHALCDALLGAVALGDIGKHFPDTDSEFENIDSRILLRRVIEQVLEMGYKVGNIDVTIVAQAPKMRPHIDAMRTNLASDCQVELDQVNVKATTTEKLGFEGRKEGISSHAVVLLLKG, from the coding sequence ATGTTTAGAATTGGTCATGGTTTTGATGTGCACAAGTTCGGTGGTCAGGGGCCTTTAATTATTTGTGGCGAAAAAATAGAGTTTGAGCATGGGTTTATTGCTCACTCTGATGGGGATGTAGCGGTTCATGCATTGTGCGATGCTCTTCTTGGTGCTGTTGCGTTAGGGGATATTGGCAAACATTTTCCCGATACTGATAGCGAGTTCGAGAATATTGACAGTAGGATACTGCTGCGAAGAGTCATCGAACAAGTCCTTGAAATGGGTTACAAAGTTGGAAATATTGATGTCACCATCGTAGCTCAAGCACCGAAAATGCGACCGCATATTGATGCAATGAGAACCAATTTAGCCTCTGATTGTCAAGTTGAGCTTGACCAAGTCAATGTTAAAGCAACAACAACTGAAAAGTTAGGCTTTGAAGGCCGAAAAGAAGGCATTTCTAGCCACGCGGTTGTATTGCTTTTGAAGGGGTAG
- the truD gene encoding tRNA pseudouridine(13) synthase TruD yields the protein MASLNYLYGKPLSQGNFKHNPEDFVVEEILDIEFTGEGEHVCLQIIKRGENTAYLAKQIAKFAGVAPRDVSYAGLKDRHGVCTQWFSVPVPIKKHIDFSQLNSDSLVVINQIRHNRKLKTGCHRGNRFEITLRNVTNHLDVLARINAVRQGVPNYFAEQRFGHDGHNLTMAERLFSGEHIRDKKLRGIVISAARSHIFNQIVSRRVIEHGLAKTWHREVFLLSGSNAFFEDDLNDDIVERLNQGDILLSAPLVGKGKKGLTETELSWLEEYTSWREGLAELGLKNERRSLRVIPNSLSVKTIDDATLKLNFELPKGCYATSVLRELIEHKDVSLRDKQDFGE from the coding sequence ATAGCTTCATTGAATTACCTTTACGGAAAGCCCTTGTCACAAGGTAACTTTAAGCACAACCCAGAAGACTTTGTGGTTGAGGAGATACTCGATATTGAGTTTACAGGGGAAGGAGAGCACGTTTGCCTGCAAATTATCAAACGAGGCGAGAATACGGCTTACTTAGCTAAACAAATCGCAAAGTTTGCTGGCGTAGCGCCAAGAGATGTGAGTTATGCAGGTTTAAAAGACCGCCATGGTGTGTGTACACAGTGGTTCAGTGTACCTGTGCCAATTAAGAAACATATCGACTTTTCTCAGCTCAATTCAGACTCTCTGGTTGTTATCAATCAAATTCGACACAACCGTAAACTTAAAACCGGCTGTCATCGTGGCAATCGATTCGAGATCACACTGCGAAATGTTACTAATCACTTGGATGTACTGGCGCGTATTAATGCTGTAAGGCAAGGTGTTCCCAATTACTTTGCTGAGCAAAGATTTGGCCATGATGGTCATAATTTGACAATGGCAGAGCGATTATTTAGTGGCGAACATATTCGGGATAAAAAGCTCAGAGGTATCGTGATTTCAGCAGCTAGATCTCATATTTTTAATCAAATTGTATCTCGTAGAGTGATAGAGCATGGTCTTGCAAAAACTTGGCATAGAGAAGTATTTTTATTGTCGGGTAGTAATGCTTTTTTTGAAGATGATTTAAACGATGATATTGTTGAGCGTCTGAATCAAGGGGATATTCTACTGTCTGCACCGCTAGTTGGAAAAGGCAAAAAAGGCCTGACTGAGACGGAACTGTCTTGGTTAGAAGAGTATACTTCTTGGCGAGAAGGGCTTGCTGAACTTGGTTTGAAAAACGAGCGGAGAAGTCTAAGAGTGATCCCTAATTCTCTTAGTGTGAAAACAATTGATGATGCGACATTAAAGTTGAACTTTGAGTTACCGAAAGGCTGTTATGCAACCTCTGTACTTCGAGAGCTTATTGAGCACAAAGATGTGAGTTTGAGAGATAAACAAGACTTTGGAGAATAA
- the surE gene encoding 5'/3'-nucleotidase SurE has product MNILLSNDDGVSAKGIEVLYKALSEVANVTVVAPDRNCSGASNSLTLMNPLRTTKLDNGFISVNGTPTDCVHLGVNQLTKTPPDLVVAGINNGANLGDDTLYSGTVAAAAEGRHLGLPAIAVSLCSKKEAHYETAAAVTIKIINALGSHPLPQDQIININVPDIPLSELRGIKVTRLGARHKADTMTKQKDPWNRDIYWYGTLGTESDAGEGTDFYAVKQGYAAITPLTVDMTAHDSLERLATWLSSQE; this is encoded by the coding sequence GTGAATATTTTACTGAGCAATGATGATGGTGTTAGTGCAAAAGGGATAGAGGTGCTGTACAAGGCGCTCAGTGAGGTAGCAAATGTCACCGTAGTTGCTCCAGACAGAAATTGTAGTGGGGCAAGTAATTCTCTCACATTAATGAACCCACTGCGTACAACTAAATTAGACAATGGGTTTATCTCAGTAAACGGAACACCTACAGATTGTGTTCATTTAGGGGTCAACCAGTTAACGAAAACACCGCCAGATTTGGTCGTTGCTGGGATTAATAATGGGGCTAATCTTGGAGATGACACGCTTTATTCTGGTACCGTGGCTGCCGCAGCTGAGGGACGTCATCTGGGGTTGCCAGCGATTGCTGTTTCTCTTTGCTCTAAAAAAGAGGCACATTATGAGACAGCAGCAGCGGTCACAATAAAAATCATCAATGCACTTGGTAGTCATCCATTGCCTCAAGACCAAATAATTAATATAAATGTGCCAGATATTCCATTGTCTGAGCTCCGAGGTATTAAAGTGACGCGGTTGGGTGCACGTCATAAAGCGGACACCATGACTAAACAAAAAGATCCTTGGAATCGTGATATATATTGGTACGGTACTTTGGGTACTGAGAGCGATGCTGGTGAAGGAACTGATTTTTATGCTGTGAAGCAAGGGTATGCTGCAATTACGCCATTAACCGTTGATATGACAGCTCATGATAGCCTAGAGCGTTTAGCAACTTGGTTATCTTCGCAGGAGTAA
- a CDS encoding protein-L-isoaspartate(D-aspartate) O-methyltransferase has product MLNNYQRSADKLMNSLRSQGIQDEEVLNVMHNTPRHVFIDDVLKHKSYENTALPIGQGQTISQPYIVAKMTEVLRQIGIKDNILEVGTGSGYQTAILAQLFDKVFSIERIKALQWQAKRRLHQLDLYNVSMKHGDGWQGWQSKGPFNGIIVTAAAATVPESLLLQLAEGGAMIIPIGVEEQVLTLFIHRNGQITQQPIASVKFVPLVAGPII; this is encoded by the coding sequence TTGCTAAACAATTATCAACGCAGTGCTGATAAACTGATGAACAGTTTAAGATCACAAGGTATTCAGGATGAAGAAGTACTAAACGTCATGCATAACACGCCTAGGCATGTGTTTATTGATGATGTTTTAAAACATAAATCATATGAGAATACCGCACTGCCCATTGGGCAAGGGCAAACTATTTCTCAGCCATATATTGTGGCGAAAATGACAGAGGTTTTACGCCAAATAGGTATTAAAGATAATATTCTTGAAGTCGGGACAGGATCCGGTTATCAAACGGCGATTTTGGCACAGCTTTTTGACAAGGTGTTTAGTATTGAAAGAATCAAGGCTTTGCAATGGCAAGCGAAAAGAAGGTTACATCAATTAGATTTATACAATGTGTCTATGAAGCATGGCGATGGTTGGCAAGGGTGGCAATCAAAAGGACCATTTAACGGCATTATTGTTACAGCGGCTGCTGCGACGGTCCCTGAATCATTGTTGTTACAGCTTGCTGAAGGCGGAGCCATGATAATCCCTATTGGGGTGGAAGAGCAGGTATTAACTTTATTTATACACCGTAATGGCCAAATTACTCAGCAACCTATAGCTTCAGTGAAGTTTGTTCCTCTTGTGGCTGGACCGATTATATAA